Proteins co-encoded in one Chitinophagales bacterium genomic window:
- a CDS encoding anti-sigma factor — protein sequence MSSITLKNEAKKYKFILGIAIILIIISKCLLFYYYTQYKNITQALISEKQANLKLVQQFNDSQRLNQDGTVEQLVVLRDSNSKVIRMVAFNDAQEGVASIYWDTETQKVFLDVLNLPAPPNDKDYHLWAIKEGQSMDVGIVKIDEGMQQLKDVADADSFVVTLEEGENVQQPNKQYYFLKAVVDKNS from the coding sequence ATGTCCTCAATAACGCTTAAAAACGAGGCAAAAAAATACAAGTTTATTCTTGGTATTGCCATTATACTTATCATTATCAGTAAGTGCTTATTGTTTTATTATTATACTCAATATAAAAATATAACACAAGCACTAATTAGTGAAAAGCAAGCAAATTTAAAGTTGGTTCAACAATTTAATGATTCACAACGACTGAATCAAGATGGAACAGTTGAACAACTGGTTGTATTAAGGGATTCTAACAGTAAAGTAATTCGTATGGTTGCTTTTAATGATGCACAAGAAGGAGTTGCCTCTATTTATTGGGATACAGAAACACAAAAGGTGTTTTTGGATGTATTGAATTTACCCGCTCCCCCAAATGACAAAGATTATCACTTGTGGGCTATCAAAGAAGGTCAATCTATGGATGTGGGAATAGTAAAGATAGACGAAGGTATGCAACAATTGAAAGATGTGGCTGATGCAGACTCCTTTGTTGTTACTCTTGAAGAAGGAGAAAATGTTCAACAGCCTAATAAACAATATTATTTTTTGAAGGCAGTAGTCGATAAGAATTCTTGA